The region TCACAATTGGCACTTACATGATTGGCAAGAGCCATGCCACTTAAAGCAGCCGACTCTAAATTCGATCCCAATAACCAATCGCCGCAGATACCGGCCCTTCCATGAGGATCGAAAATACATGGGATACCTGGAGTGTTGGTCGGAAGAGCCGCACCCCTGCATGTCCTCAGACCAGTGGGagaaattaattcaaaaaattgcAAGGCAAATCTCTGTTTCAAATACTAACTAATATTTCAAGCATGTTAGCCCTTCTTTATTTGATCATTAACAACAGGCAATTCCGGAATCCAAGCAGGTTATATCGATCATAATTGAAAAAACAATAATTTATGCACAAGTTCAGACAAAGTATGTTACCATAGCTGAACTCTACTGTAAATAGGTCTCGGAAGTGATCCTTTTGGTAGTCCAAGTGCCGCTTCAACACCCTCAAGCATGCTTGTTTTCACCTTTTCCGCTGTTTGACTTGGTATATTTTCCTGGTAATGCAATTCGAAAAACTTATACATATCTGACAAAACCCCCCAAACTACTATAGTTTCAAACACAATATAACAGTAATATCACCAAGGTTCAACATAGAGCGGGATAGTCCACGAGAATCACAAAGCTTTTCATCGGTCCAAAACTAACCTGAGGAACCTTGTTTTGTTTTCCATAGGCTGCGGTGCTGAAAAAAGTCCAACAGTGAGGACCATTACTCTGAGAACCCAAAAGCTTCAGTGAATTGTTTGCCATCCAAGATACGGAATCAACTCCCTTAACAAAAGCTCCTTGAAATGTCACTTTACCATCTCCCATAGGAAGGGGATGCTCGAATGCTGCAAGAAGTGCCCATATTGAACTCAAATCTAGcctctacaaaaaaaaaaaaaaagttgataacATATGGCTGCAGCAAAAATGAGAATATATCCAATAACAAGAACAATTTACCTTCATTTGTCTAGCAATTAGAGGTAATCCTGATGAAGCAAGCAAGCGATTTGCACATTTTCCTGTGAAATGCAAGAAGCCATGTCACACGGACTTGGTTGTGATTGTTGGATATGGGTATGAGTCAAAAACAGGTATGTTCGAAAATGTATTTTGAGGGTCATATCCCTGTACCCATGTCCGAAAATGTCTAGCAATCATTGAATTGCATGTATGTTTAAAAAGATCATACAAATTATGCATCAAAAATATATGTTATGATAAAGAATCATACCCTTCATCCTTCGTACCCGAATATCAGTGGCAAGATCTCGAGTACTGTCCTATAACCTAAATGGTTGGCTTATTTAGCTTTTAAGCCATCCTTTGTATGCATACACTTTTTGTATTCCTACAAAAACAGCTTGTTTCTAACCTCCAAGCATACCTTGATTTGCCCCCAAACAAATACCGAAATATGTCATAACGTGAAATTGTTACCTATTATCTAGAACTTTATCTGCATGGTCAGCCCTATCTAGATCTTGACTGTAACAACAATAGTAAAATGACATTCACAGCTCATTCAGTGCATGCATAAAATTAAATCCTAACCCTATTaccataaaatcataaaataacacTCCTAAgcaaatttgaattgaaaaaaatggGACAGAAGAAAAAAACATAAGTATTGAGGCACAAAATTACCATTATGAGCAATAACAATTGCATCAAATTCCCCATGAGGTTTTCCATTCTCGCTCAAGTGCCACATCCCGTTAAATGGCTCGAGCTTACTTATCCAACAAGGTCTCACTACATTGACCATAGAAGTCTGCACCAAGCATCTAGCTTACTCAGATATAACCACTGTTAAAATGTCAACCCAATTAAGCACTTGAGACAATAGGGTCCAATAATGAAAGGCACCACTCTAGACAATTAGTAATTTATTTGTTTCACAAAGTATAACCTTTCCATTCGACTAATAATAAAGCTTTAAAAAGATCAGAATAAGCAGCAAGAACGAAAATGAAGGTGATCACCTCAGAAAGCAAAGAGTCGGCTAAAGGGCGCATCCCATTGACACCTATAAACCTTGGTGGTGATGAAGGAAGAGGAACAAACCGGCCACCTAATTCAAGCTGACCAACTAAACCTTGCCATTCTCGAACCAAGCCTTTCTCCAACCAATAATCAACTAGCTTGGAAAACCGAGAATCACTGACAGTAAAAAACTGAGCAGCATGGTCAAATATAAGT is a window of Gossypium hirsutum isolate 1008001.06 chromosome D08, Gossypium_hirsutum_v2.1, whole genome shotgun sequence DNA encoding:
- the LOC107899162 gene encoding renalase; this encodes MAPSALPSFSSSFLFPLKTQKSFKPPKPLTIICSSQEAKKPSKNPQRPTSRNRKRTPYGTSRRSILKKTFTQEQVKFTDGVSADPHVGIIGGGMAGLLCALSLEKRGVKSTVFDTGMHGLGGRMGTRVIDPQQLIFDHAAQFFTVSDSRFSKLVDYWLEKGLVREWQGLVGQLELGGRFVPLPSSPPRFIGVNGMRPLADSLLSETSMVNVVRPCWISKLEPFNGMWHLSENGKPHGEFDAIVIAHNGKCANRLLASSGLPLIARQMKRLDLSSIWALLAAFEHPLPMGDGKVTFQGAFVKGVDSVSWMANNSLKLLGSQSNGPHCWTFFSTAAYGKQNKVPQENIPSQTAEKVKTSMLEGVEAALGLPKGSLPRPIYSRVQLWGAALPTNTPGIPCIFDPHGRAGICGDWLLGSNLESAALSGMALANHIADYLQSDGACPEEFAVGLEKEFEAIKGHDIGQFALAGVESSLKQHNEMSAFQLAT